The proteins below come from a single Sorghum bicolor cultivar BTx623 chromosome 4, Sorghum_bicolor_NCBIv3, whole genome shotgun sequence genomic window:
- the LOC8075740 gene encoding endoglucanase 7: MHSLRPIQTHTPRSGRPSAGSKSAPPCACLRASPRPNPPQPIHYLTNQTRTSPVLALQTHADATAPPERDARIARLYFSWPRLLLARPPGPSPEPLRCRVFYSILPGGAEPIQHAVRLCRAGSRQPGYKPRARAAGNRGRSGDGARGQASQSSDHAHTDARAERGREEDSRQPTAGRQAGGGRGTERPRAGHPPPHMREGAAARRQQPRRAHAKAPRGDSPRAMSSAAATATSCHRLGVALPLLLLLAAAAVLGGAEGKAHSYEDALQKSLLYFEAQRSGRLPHSQRVAWRHHSGLTDGLEQGVDLVGGYYDAGDHVKFGLPMAFTVTMLSWSLIEYGGDVADAGELGHALEAVKWGTDYFIKAHTRPDELWAEVGDGDTDHYCWQRPEDMTTSRQAYKVDRDHPGSDVAGETAAAMAAASIVFRDSNPHYAHLLLHHAQQLFEFADKYRGKYDSSIAEVKSYYASVSGYKDELLWAALWLHRATGRADYLDYVVDNADSFGGTGWAINEFSWDVKYAGVQIIAARLLLRGEHATRHRSTLERYRAKAERYVCACLGRNTEGGADANVERSPGGMLYIRQWNNMQYVTSAAFLLSVYSDYLAEAGAPTVSCAGGETVAAEEVFALARAQVDYVLGTNPRGVSYLVGYGSKYPNRVHHRAASIVPYKHSKEFIGCTQGFDHWFGRRSSNPNVLVGAIVGGPDRQDRFRDNRENYMQTEACTYNTAPMVGMFAKLHRMARQEREHGSPAPVPVTSTAAEV; the protein is encoded by the exons ATGCACTCGCTCCGCCCAATCCAAACCCACACCCCTCGCTCCGGCCGGCCGTCCGCCGGGTCAAAATCTGCCCCGCCTTGTGCTTGCTTGCGCGCGTCGCCAAGGCCAAATCCACCCCAACCCATCCATTACCTCACCAACCAAACCCGAACAAGCCCGGTCCTCGCCCTCCAAACCCACGCTGACGCCACGGCACCGCCGGAACGCGACGCTCGAATCGCCCGCTTATATTTTTCCTGGCCTCGTCTCCTCCTCGCGCGCCCGCCCGGCCCCAGCCCAGAACCCCTCCGCTGCCGAGTATTCTATTCCATCCTCCCCGGGGGGGCTGAACCAATTCAACACGCTGTGCGCTTGTGTCGGGCGGGTTCGCGGCAGCCAGGATATaagccgcgcgcgcgcgccgctGGTAACAGAGGAAGGTCGGGAGACGGAGCGCGAGGCCAGGCCAGTCAGTCCTCCGATCACGCACACACAGACGCGCGCGCGGAGCGCGGCAGGGAGGAAGACAGCCGACAGCCCacagcaggcaggcaggcaggcggaGGCAGGGGCACGGAGCGGCCGCGCGCCGGCCATCCACCGCCGCACATGCGAGAGGGCGCAGCGGCGCGGAGGCAGCAGCCGCGGCGCGCACATGCCAAGGCGCCGCGCGGGGACTCCCCTCGTGCAATGAGTAGCGCCGCCGCGACCGCGACGTCGTGTCACCGCCTCGGGGTCGCGCTGCCGCTCTtgctgctgcttgctgctgcCGCGGTTCTGGGTGGAGCCGAGGGGAAGGCGCACAGCTACGAGGACGCGCTGCAGAAGAGCCTGCTCTACTTCGAGGCGCAGCGCTCGGGCCGCCTCCCGCACAGCCAGCGCGTCGCCTGGCGCCACCACTCCGGCCTCACCGACGGCCTCGAGCAAGGG GTGGACTTGGTGGGGGGATACTACGACGCCGGCGACCATGTCAAGTTCGGCCTGCCCATGGCGTTCACCGTGACGATGCTGTCGTGGAGCCTGATCGAGTACGGCGGCGACGTCGCGGACGCCGGAGAGCTCGGCCACGCGCTCGAGGCCGTCAAGTGGGGCACCGACTACTTCATCAAGGCGCACACCAGGCCCGATGAGCTGTGGGCTGAG GTGGGCGACGGCGACACGGACCACTACTGCTGGCAGCGGCCGGAGGACATGACGACGTCGCGGCAGGCGTACAAGGTGGACCGGGACCACCCAGGCTCCGACGTCGCCGGCGAGACCGCGGCGGCCATGGCCGCCGCGTCCATCGTCTTCCGCGACTCCAACCCGCACTACGCGCACCTTCTCCTGCACCACGCCCAGCAG CTGTTCGAGTTCGCCGACAAGTACAGGGGCAAATACGACAGCAGCATCGCGGAGGTGAAGAGCTACTACGCGTCGGTGAGCGGGTACAAGGACGAGCTCCTGTGGGCCGCCCTGTGGCTCCACCGCGCCACCGGCAGAGCTGACTACCTCGACTACGTCGTCGACAACGCCGACAGCTTCGGCGGCACCGGCTGGGCCATCAACGAGTTCAGCTGGGACGTCAAGTACGCCGGCGTCCAGATCATAGCAGCAAGG TTGCTGCTGAGAGGGGAGCACGCGACGCGCCACCGGAGCACGCTGGAGCGGTACAGGGCGAAGGCGGAGCGCTACGTGTGCGCGTGCCTGGGCCGGAACACGGAAGGCGGCGCGGACGCCAACGTGGAGCGCAGCCCCGGCGGGATGCTCTACATCCGGCAGTGGAACAACATGCAGTACGTGACCAGCGCCGCGTTCCTGCTCTCCGTCTACTCAGACTACCTGGCCGAGGCCGGCGCCCCGACCGTGTCGTGCGCGGGCGGCGAGACCGTGGCGGCCGAGGAGGTGTTCGCGCTCGCCAGGGCGCAGGTGGACTACGTGCTGGGCACCAACCCCAGGGGCGTCAGCTACCTCGTCGGCTACGGCTCCAAGTACCCCAACCGGGTGCACCACCGCGCCGCGTCCATCGTGCCGTACAAGCACAGCAAGGAGTTCATCGGCTGCACGCAGGGGTTTGACCACTGGTTCGGCAGGCGGAGCTCCAACCCGAACGTGCTCGTCGGCGCGATCGTCGGCGGGCCGGACCGGCAGGACAGGTTCAGGGACAACCGGGAGAACTACATGCAGACGGAGGCCTGCACGTACAACACGGCCCCGATGGTCGGCATGTTCGCCAAGCTGCACCGGATGGCGCGGCAGGA